The Chlorocebus sabaeus isolate Y175 chromosome 9, mChlSab1.0.hap1, whole genome shotgun sequence genome includes a window with the following:
- the DEPP1 gene encoding protein DEPP1 gives MRSRLLLSVAHLPTIRETTEEMLLGGPGQEPPPSPSLDDYVRSISRLAQPTSVLNKATAQGQPRPPHRPAQACRKGRPAVSLRDITARFSGQQPTLPTADAVDPLDWLFGESQEKQPSQRDLPRRTGPSAGLWGLHRQMDSSKTRGTPRGRLCEARMPGHSLARPSRDGQQSSDLRSWTLGQPAQAMASPRSPRPSSVLRTLYSHLPVIHEL, from the coding sequence ATGAGGTCCCGGCTTCTGCTCTCTGTGGCCCATCTGCCCACAATTCGGGAGACCACGGAGGAGATGCTGCTTGGGGGTCCTGGGCAGGAGCCCCCGCCCTCTCCTAGCCTGGATGACTACGTGAGATCCATATCTCGACTGGCACAACCCACCTCTGTGCTGAACAAGGCCACGGCCCAGGGCCAACCCAGGCCACCCCACAGGCCAGCCCAGGCCTGCCGGAAGGGCCGCCCTGCTGTGTCCCTGCGGGACATCACCGCACGTTTCAGTGGCCAGCAGCCCACACTGCCCACGGCTGATGCTGTGGACCCCCTGGACTGGCTTTTTGGGGAGTCCCAGGAAAAGCAGCCAAGCCAGAGGGACCTGCCGAGGAGGACTGGCCCCTCTGCTGGCCTCTGGGGTCTGCACAGACAGATGGACAGCAGCAAGACCAGGGGGACCCCCAGAGGGAGGCTCTGTGAAGCCAGGATGCCTGGGCACTCCCTAGCAAGACCATCGCGGGATGGGCAGCAGAGCTCTGACCTAAGAAGCTGGACTTTGGGGCAGCCTGCCCAAGCCATGGCCTCCCCCCGCAGCCCCCGCCCCAGCAGTGTCCTCAGAACTCTCTACTCGCACCTCCCGGTGATCCATGAACTCTGA